The proteins below are encoded in one region of Candidatus Dormiibacterota bacterium:
- the treZ gene encoding malto-oligosyltrehalose trehalohydrolase encodes MTPGGRGEPRVWAPRARRLDVELPDGRHPLRPLDGGWWSGDDPLAPGTDYRLSPDGGPGLPDPRSPHQPEGVHGPSRSVDHAAHAWGDAGWRGAELAEAVIYELHVGTFTPEGTFDAAAARLDHLVALGVTAVEIMPVAEFPGERGWGYDGVALYAPHHAYGGPEGLRRLVDACHARGLAAVLDVVYNHLGPDGNYLGAYGPYFTDRYRTPWGEAINLDGEESDEVRAFVVDNALMWLRDYHLDGLRLDAVHAIVDTSAVHILEELATRVAALEAELGRRLWLIAESDLNDPRLVRDRERGGHGLDAQWSDDFHHALHAALTGERTGYYADYGRLEDIARALRRAFVFDGRYSRFRRRRHGRPIGDLGGDRFVVCLQNHDQVGNRACGERSAALMSTGLLRVGAALVLTAPFVPMLFQGEEWGASTPFLYFTDHVDPMLAKAVSQGRKREFAAFGWDESAVPDPQEESSFTRSRLDWDEAGREPHAGLLAWHRELIALRRRLPALRDGDLSAVCVRVDEEDRWLVMERHGVTVAANLGARPARIPGGTRGWGEVLLASADPPCRDGDGLVLPPESVVVLDQSS; translated from the coding sequence GTGACCCCGGGAGGGCGGGGCGAGCCGCGGGTCTGGGCGCCCCGGGCGCGGAGGCTCGACGTCGAGCTGCCCGACGGGCGCCACCCGCTGCGACCCCTCGACGGCGGCTGGTGGAGCGGTGACGATCCGCTGGCGCCGGGCACCGACTACCGGCTGTCGCCCGACGGCGGCCCGGGCCTCCCCGACCCGCGCTCGCCCCACCAGCCCGAGGGCGTCCACGGACCCTCGCGCAGCGTCGACCACGCCGCCCACGCCTGGGGCGACGCCGGCTGGCGCGGCGCCGAGCTCGCCGAGGCGGTGATCTACGAGCTCCACGTCGGCACCTTCACCCCCGAGGGCACCTTCGACGCCGCCGCGGCCCGTCTCGACCACCTCGTCGCGCTGGGGGTGACCGCGGTCGAGATCATGCCCGTCGCCGAGTTTCCCGGGGAGCGCGGCTGGGGCTACGACGGGGTCGCCCTCTACGCCCCCCACCACGCCTACGGCGGCCCCGAGGGGCTGCGCCGGCTGGTCGACGCCTGCCACGCACGGGGCCTCGCCGCCGTGCTCGACGTCGTCTACAACCACCTCGGCCCCGACGGCAACTACCTCGGCGCCTACGGCCCCTACTTCACCGACCGCTACCGCACCCCATGGGGCGAGGCGATCAACCTGGACGGCGAGGAGAGCGACGAGGTGCGCGCCTTCGTCGTCGACAACGCGCTGATGTGGCTGCGCGACTACCACCTCGACGGGCTCCGCCTCGACGCGGTGCATGCCATCGTCGACACCTCGGCGGTGCACATCCTCGAGGAGCTGGCCACCCGGGTGGCCGCGCTCGAGGCCGAGCTCGGCCGCCGGCTGTGGCTGATCGCCGAGAGCGACCTCAACGACCCCCGGCTGGTGCGCGACCGCGAGCGGGGCGGCCACGGTCTCGACGCGCAGTGGAGCGACGACTTCCACCACGCCCTCCACGCCGCCCTCACCGGCGAGCGCACCGGCTACTACGCCGACTACGGCCGCCTCGAGGACATCGCCAGGGCGCTGCGCCGCGCGTTCGTCTTCGACGGCCGGTACTCCCGCTTCCGGCGGCGGCGTCACGGGCGGCCGATCGGCGACCTCGGCGGCGACCGCTTCGTGGTCTGCCTGCAGAACCACGACCAGGTGGGCAACCGGGCCTGCGGGGAGCGCAGCGCGGCGCTGATGAGCACCGGGCTGCTCCGGGTCGGCGCCGCCCTGGTGCTCACCGCGCCCTTCGTCCCGATGCTCTTCCAGGGCGAGGAGTGGGGCGCGTCCACCCCCTTCCTCTACTTCACCGACCACGTCGACCCGATGCTCGCCAAGGCGGTCAGCCAGGGGCGGAAGCGCGAGTTCGCCGCCTTCGGCTGGGACGAGTCGGCGGTGCCCGACCCCCAGGAGGAGTCGAGCTTCACCCGCTCACGGCTGGACTGGGACGAGGCCGGCCGCGAGCCCCACGCCGGCCTGCTCGCCTGGCACCGGGAGCTGATCGCGCTCCGCCGGCGCCTGCCCGCGCTCCGCGACGGCGACCTCAGCGCGGTGTGCGTGCGGGTCGACGAGGAGGACCGCTGGCTGGTGATGGAGCGGCACGGGGTCACCGTCGCCGCCAATCTCGGAGCCCGGCCGGCCCGGATCCCCGGGGGGACCCGGGGCTGGGGCGAGGTGCTGCTCGCCTCCGCCGATCCCCCCTGCCGCGACGGCGACGGCCTCGTCCTCCCGCCCGAGTCGGTCGTCGTCCTCGATCAGTCGAGCTGA